Below is a genomic region from Rosa chinensis cultivar Old Blush chromosome 5, RchiOBHm-V2, whole genome shotgun sequence.
ACCATTAGAAATGAGGTGCAAGGTAAAAAATGAGTCACATTGAAATCAAGGAGGAAAGTGAGACGAGGAATCTGCAAATGTAGATAGGAAACAAACTCTGCTGAAATCAAAATTAACTTGACTAAGTTGATTCATGAAGATTTTAACTTTCATTGAGAATTCGGCCGGACTTCACACAACTATTAGCCTCAGGTATGATTTATTCAATATACCTAAAATCGACTTCGAACTCATATAATGTCGGAGCCTTATAAAAGCAAAAGCATTTTAGACATTAACGCAAGATCAACAACCTAAACATTAATATTTTCGACCATGCGGCTTGTTCACTACTCTAGTACTGGGAGATAATCTCGCTGCTGTAATCATCTTCAAGTGCCGTGGTATGTCCAGCTTCAGCTTTCTCAACGTGTTTAGGTTTTTCGACACTATCCAAGTCTTCAAAGTAGTCTTCTCTTGCATTGCTAGCCAAGATGAACCAAACTAACCACAGTAGCGATGAGTTGAGGGACAAGAAGGCTCCTCCGCCAAGAACACCAGTTTTGGCAGTTGGGCATGTGGCGCTGTGGGGGTCTTGATTCCCAGTAATGTTATAATTTGGGTGATGATGCGTCGCTATAGGCCATAGCAAAAATGCAGCTGATAATCCTATTGTACCCCTGTATTTGTTCATATCAAAGCGACATGATCGTCAGCCAAAAGAGCAAGAAATTATCAAAAACAATACAATACAGCATGAGATCAATTTCATCAAtcggtgacaaaaaaaaaaaacatcacaaAACACTATAGAGGATATTGGATTCATGATTTGAAGCTAACCACATATTTAGAGAAAACTGCACCGTCTTTTAATCATTTTATAGATTCCCCTCAAATATGTTGTCATGCAAGGTGAAATAACTATATTAAACGGCTAACAATTCCGGAATTGCTATAATTTTTCAGAAGAATGATTTTTGAAGAGAGATGCATAACAGTATGTTGTAGGCCAAACAAATGAATAGTTTGGTATTATAAACGTAAGATCTTTGCCCTAAAAACGTTACTCTAAAAGTCCTCTCAAACTCTAGCTAGTTAACCTTAGGCCTAAGTAAAGCATAGAATTagaatccacattcgagaataCTTTGTATGAGAGAAGAATGAGAGTTGGTGTGACTTACAGGGTAatggtgaagaaggagaagaaggtaGAGCTCCGGAAGAAAACAGATGTGGGAGCTTTTCTGCCTTTGTAGCTGTAAAATATAGAGAACCAACCAACCGCAGAACATAACAGAAGAAATCCAAAGGATAGCCACGCATAAGCAAGCGTTGGATCAGATGGGTACTTGCAAATCACCATGACTTTCCCTATTATGGGAACTCCAGCTGCAGGCTACAAAACCCAGGAACAGAAAATTACACTTAGCAAATAGGGACTCATATATATCTGCTCGGTTACAAAAGATGGTTAATATTACTTTGAATGAACTATATTCAATCGTGGATTCATGGGTTTATAGATGCATACCTTCTTAGTTTCAGCGAGAATACCAAACACAAACGAAAGAATACCCAGTGCTGCAACAAGCACACTCATAATCTTCATGGTGACTGCCATTGCCCCTATAGTCTTAACAATGGAATCTCTTGCTCTTCAATATTCTCATGGTATAAGATCACATggtttatataaatatatatgatcGTAATTAAGAACAAGTAATGTCCCAAAAGAAGTGTACAATTTGAATCAGAGAGGGATTCCAGATTCCCATCTTAGTTTGGAGTTCAGATAAAGACTAGGTTGGAGTTTGAAAACGGCCCAAATTCATAGAAGTTGTTGGTGACAATGCCTATAGCCTAAAATAGAGAATTGGGTCTTCCATCAAATCCTTCAGTATTGGGCCCATTGATGAGCCGAAACCCAAAACATGGATTTGCACTAATAAAACCGAATCACTTTTGATTTTGCATTTATTTTACACATAAGTATAATacttagggttattatcacaaatggtacctgaactatacttCATTCTTATCGATGGTAtctaaacttcaattttgatcacaaccagtacccgaacttttcgatttcattttaaatggtacctacagccacctccggtcactattctgACTAAAAACGACATGGGAGGCGATTATAATGATGATTTTTTATGATTTCGaaggttg
It encodes:
- the LOC112163927 gene encoding uncharacterized protein LOC112163927, translating into MAVTMKIMSVLVAALGILSFVFGILAETKKPAAGVPIIGKVMVICKYPSDPTLAYAWLSFGFLLLCSAVGWFSIFYSYKGRKAPTSVFFRSSTFFSFFTITLGTIGLSAAFLLWPIATHHHPNYNITGNQDPHSATCPTAKTGVLGGGAFLSLNSSLLWLVWFILASNAREDYFEDLDSVEKPKHVEKAEAGHTTALEDDYSSEIISQY